Proteins from a single region of Trichomycterus rosablanca isolate fTriRos1 chromosome 16, fTriRos1.hap1, whole genome shotgun sequence:
- the st6gal1 gene encoding beta-galactoside alpha-2,6-sialyltransferase 1, which produces MNMGYKIPGAAMDRVSLLWRLRRRARRGALCMALFCVTMAVLYTLCAENSVPVTDAIFGVRARTRAQPRTHSIVKVLRGVGAKPIYVDPQKLPGVIPGDPQKPIPVLSSSNNTVDFGQKQQHLKSKDNERHGLLAWMLGRPLRQALETILGGQRKGDTAHLKRDEFFAPKELMRQIWDDEMSSSMLGKRLRKVVQNYQAMNKYGVKLSDLEYAGKRHKLSGSELLCELKEMVKVTTLTPDMEPFAGLPWAPQLPARPLISDLGPFKTCAVVSSAGSLRNSGLGKEIDDHDAVVRFNAAPTQGFEKDVGSKTTVRLINSQVMASEDYHFLSSSLYSTGTLVAWDPAPYSSDLNEWYNKTDYPIFKQYQRYRRLHPQQPFYILHPSMEWQLWKRIQENMVEPIQKNPPSSGLLGTIMMMSVCDVVHVYEFLPSRRRTELCHYYQRFIDAACTLGAYHPLLYEKNLVKRMNQGSDKDIYTYGRVTLPGFRTFNCMRNSNYSMLSEA; this is translated from the exons ATGAATATGGGTTATAAG aTCCCAGGGGCTGCAATGGATCGTGTTAGCCTGTTGTGGCGATTAAGGCGTCGAGCCCGTCGAGGAGCTTTGTGCATGGCGCTGTTTTGCGTGACCATGGCTGTATTGTACACACTGTGTGCTGAAAACAGTGTACCTGTCACCGATGCGATTTTTGGAGTGAGGGCGAGGACTCGAGCACAGCCACGAACACACTCCATTGTAAAG GTTCTGCGAGGAGTGGGAGCAAAACCTATATATGTGGACCCACAAAAACTTCCAGGGGTCATTCCTGGAGACCCACAAAAACCTATTCCTGTTCTCTCATCCTCCAACAACACAGTGGACTTTGGACAGAAGCAGCAGCACTTGAAGAGCAAAGACAATGAGCGACATGGACTTCTGGCCTGGATGCTGGGAAGACCATTGAGACAGGCCCTTGAGACGATCCTTGGTGGCCAAAGAAAAGGAGACACAGCCCATCTTAAGAGAGACGAGTTCTTTGCACCAAAAGAATTAATGAGACAGATTTGGGATGATGAAATGTCCAGCAGCATGCTTGGCAAAAGGCTGAGAAAAGTGGTGCAGAACTATCAG GCAATGAATAAATACGGAGTGAAGCTTTCTGATTTGGAGTATGCTGGGAAACGGCATAAGCTAAGTGGCTCTGAGCTTCTGTGCGAACTTAAAGAGATGGTAAAAGTCACCACATTAACACCAGACATGGAGCCATTTGCCGGATTGCCCTGGGCACCTCAACTGCCTGCGAGACCCCTGATCTCTGACCTCGGCCCATTTAAAACATGTGCTGTTGTGTCTTCTGCAGGATCCTTACGAAACTCTGGACTAGGAAAGGAGATTG ATGACCATGATGCAGTTGTACGATTTAATGCTGCACCAACACAGGGCTTTGAGAAGGACGTAGGCTCTAAAACGACAGTGCGTTTGATCAATTCTCAG GTCATGGCATCAGAAGATTACCACTTCCTGTCCAGTTCTTTATACAGTACTGGCACATTAGTAGCCTGGGATCCTGCACCCTATTCGTCTGATCTAAATGAG TGGTACAACAAGACAGATTATCCGATATTTAAACAATATCAGCGGTACAGACGACTGCACCCTCAACAGCCATTTTATATTCTGCATCCAAGCATGGAATGGCAACTGTGGAAACGAATACAAGAAAACATGGTTGAGCCTATCCAAAAGAACCCACCATCTTCAGGCTTGTTGG GAACCATAATGATGATGTCAGTGTGTGACGTGGTACATGTCTATGAGTTCCTGCCGTCACGGCGCAGGACTGAGCTCTGCCATTACTACCAGCGCTTCATCGATGCGGCTTGCACTCTTGGCGCCTACCATCCACTGCTCTACGAGAAGAACCTAGTAAAAAGAATGAACCAGGGTTCTGATAAAGACATCTACACTTATGGCAGGGTTACATTGCCTGGATTCAGAACATTTAACTGCATGCGTAATTCCAACTACTCTATGCTTTCAGAGGCGTAG